The Methanocella arvoryzae MRE50 genome includes a region encoding these proteins:
- the thiI gene encoding tRNA uracil 4-sulfurtransferase ThiI translates to MDSDITIVRYGEIAIKSEQIRRKFEDLLIQNLKAMLDQDHIEYEAIIKERGRIFVKTKDTKAPQSVAKVFGVVSCSPAITTGPTIAEACAVAAEVGREVIREGQSFGIMARRSGGVEKGFTSQDIGRMCGDAVFNAVIDRHPKVNLKNPDHAIHVEIRDTASYIFTEMVKGVGGMPIGSQGKMVALISGGIDSPVAAWLMMKRGCEIIPLYMDNTPYLGEDAKAKTIDIVRKLHEWAPGREMKMYIAPHGQPLREFLQKGNKKYTCVFCKHLMYKVARAIAEKEGAHGIITGSSLGQVASQTSENMMAEAYDVDFPIYHPLIGLDKEEIMTIAKKIGTYDISIRKAGGCMAVPKYPSIHGRLEEVVRMENEQFEFDKLVQYEVENARVIDI, encoded by the coding sequence GTGGATTCGGATATCACTATCGTCAGGTACGGCGAAATCGCCATCAAGAGCGAGCAGATCAGGAGGAAGTTCGAAGACCTCCTCATCCAGAACCTCAAGGCCATGCTCGACCAGGATCACATCGAGTACGAGGCAATTATCAAGGAGCGCGGCCGGATCTTCGTGAAGACAAAGGACACTAAGGCTCCGCAGTCTGTCGCTAAAGTGTTCGGAGTAGTCTCGTGCAGCCCCGCCATAACCACCGGGCCTACTATCGCAGAAGCCTGCGCCGTGGCAGCGGAAGTAGGCAGAGAGGTCATCCGGGAAGGCCAGTCCTTCGGCATCATGGCCCGCCGCTCGGGCGGAGTGGAGAAGGGCTTCACCTCTCAGGACATCGGCCGCATGTGCGGCGACGCGGTCTTCAACGCCGTGATCGACCGGCACCCTAAGGTCAACCTGAAAAATCCCGACCACGCCATCCACGTGGAGATCAGGGACACCGCCTCCTACATCTTCACCGAAATGGTCAAGGGGGTTGGCGGCATGCCCATCGGCAGCCAGGGCAAGATGGTGGCGCTGATCTCAGGCGGCATCGACTCCCCAGTGGCCGCGTGGCTCATGATGAAGCGGGGCTGCGAAATCATTCCCCTGTACATGGATAACACCCCCTACCTGGGCGAAGACGCTAAGGCTAAGACTATCGACATCGTCCGCAAGCTCCACGAGTGGGCGCCGGGCCGGGAGATGAAGATGTATATCGCCCCACACGGCCAGCCCCTTCGGGAGTTCCTGCAGAAAGGCAACAAAAAGTACACCTGCGTCTTCTGCAAGCACCTCATGTACAAAGTGGCCAGGGCCATTGCAGAAAAAGAGGGCGCCCACGGCATCATTACCGGCTCGTCCCTGGGCCAGGTCGCCTCCCAGACTTCCGAGAACATGATGGCCGAAGCCTACGACGTCGACTTTCCCATTTATCATCCGCTCATCGGCCTCGACAAGGAGGAGATCATGACCATCGCCAAAAAGATCGGCACCTACGACATCTCTATCCGTAAGGCCGGAGGCTGTATGGCTGTGCCGAAATACCCGTCGATTCACGGCCGGCTGGAAGAGGTAGTGAGGATGGAGAACGAGCAGTTCGAGTTCGATAAACTAGTACAGTATGAAGTGGAAAACGCCAGAGTCATCGATATATAG
- a CDS encoding radical SAM protein, producing MDSSVRKKAELIEAGGTTVDDSFLPYQSRSTAGPGAGLESVFVNIDGHRVRLGVRQASKFSATLKDGMVTIYAGGEEFAHGRLEHAISHCPEQVYVTVSERCAFDCKFCPVPKLQGKIKSDEEVLELVRQGLKSPDLRAITITSGVWTTPEEEAGRIARIVRLIKKELAGRDIPIGVSIYATDNSSELLKEAGAVEVKYNIETVDRELFEKVCPGLSFDYIVQALEHAVEVFGRNHVASNILIGMGESDETVIEGMEMLASKGVIPILRKTNPHPLRAGDIKVEPVSADRLLKLAGEQRRILEKHGLDPTRALTGCVPCTGCDITPRIDL from the coding sequence ATGGATAGTAGTGTCAGGAAGAAGGCCGAGCTTATCGAGGCGGGGGGCACCACAGTAGACGACAGTTTCCTGCCGTACCAGAGCAGGTCTACCGCGGGCCCGGGCGCCGGCCTGGAGTCAGTATTCGTCAACATTGACGGGCACAGGGTGAGGCTGGGAGTCCGCCAGGCGTCGAAGTTCAGCGCCACCCTGAAGGACGGCATGGTCACGATCTACGCCGGCGGGGAAGAGTTCGCCCACGGCAGGCTGGAGCACGCCATATCCCACTGCCCTGAGCAGGTGTACGTGACCGTCAGCGAACGGTGCGCCTTCGACTGCAAGTTCTGCCCGGTCCCGAAACTGCAGGGGAAAATCAAGTCGGACGAAGAAGTCCTGGAGCTGGTCAGGCAGGGCCTGAAAAGTCCCGACCTCAGAGCTATTACCATCACGTCGGGCGTGTGGACGACGCCGGAGGAGGAGGCGGGCAGGATTGCCCGGATCGTCAGGCTGATCAAAAAAGAGCTGGCCGGCAGGGACATCCCCATCGGCGTCTCCATCTACGCTACCGACAATTCGTCGGAACTGCTGAAAGAGGCGGGCGCCGTCGAAGTCAAGTATAACATAGAGACGGTGGACAGGGAACTGTTTGAGAAGGTCTGCCCCGGACTGTCTTTCGACTACATCGTGCAGGCCCTGGAACATGCAGTAGAGGTGTTCGGCCGTAACCACGTGGCTTCCAACATCCTGATCGGGATGGGCGAGTCCGATGAGACCGTAATAGAGGGCATGGAGATGCTCGCGAGTAAGGGCGTCATCCCGATCCTCAGGAAGACGAATCCGCACCCCCTTCGCGCAGGGGATATCAAGGTCGAGCCTGTGAGCGCTGACAGGCTGCTGAAGCTCGCCGGGGAGCAGCGCCGAATCCTGGAGAAGCACGGGCTTGACCCGACCAGGGCCCTGACAGGCTGCGTGCCGTGCACGGGCTGCGACATTACTCCACGGATAGACCTGTGA
- a CDS encoding MFS transporter, producing MMRPLERLQLRSNLQQLYKSNDLIMRFMLINVCTGTWVGMVNFIIPVFALSLGASSFEIGLVRGLSGVGDLLLVLPAGLLIDYFGSRKMYLASCAVGGAITILLALAWTPWALIVMMIFYGMARSIRTTSLNASFFQHMNTIGAGKGGWYKGSMTVGAQFLGSLIGGALAVAVSFAGYFVTASMFLLAPILVALGGKSELMIPASRKKRGLKGSVDGYRHLLRDRILVSATITECINTAFAITFSTFVAVMVITSLGLSIAMAALLISLRGLANIVVVFFGGRLLELNHYRLYVASFIFSAAGLLLLGTSKDVWLLMLASVILGLFSGVMTLVTFTQVGSTEGEKGKVSGIFSFGQKAGMVAGPVLGGIVGSFTGLQAIFLCFIPFFLLMAAYNLLEGRNTRNISGAA from the coding sequence ATGATGCGTCCCCTCGAACGACTGCAGCTTCGCAGCAACCTTCAGCAGCTATACAAGAGCAACGATCTGATCATGAGATTCATGCTCATCAACGTATGCACAGGCACATGGGTGGGCATGGTCAACTTCATCATCCCCGTCTTCGCGCTATCGCTCGGCGCCAGCTCATTTGAAATAGGCCTGGTGCGCGGGCTCTCAGGCGTCGGGGACCTGCTGCTTGTCCTGCCTGCCGGCCTCCTCATCGACTACTTCGGCTCCAGAAAAATGTACCTCGCCAGCTGCGCTGTGGGCGGGGCCATCACAATCCTGCTGGCGCTGGCATGGACGCCATGGGCGCTCATCGTCATGATGATCTTCTACGGCATGGCCCGGTCGATCCGGACCACCTCGCTGAACGCGTCGTTCTTCCAGCACATGAACACCATCGGGGCCGGCAAGGGCGGATGGTACAAAGGCTCGATGACGGTGGGCGCCCAGTTCCTTGGATCCCTCATCGGAGGCGCTCTGGCGGTCGCCGTCAGCTTCGCCGGCTACTTCGTCACGGCAAGCATGTTCCTGCTGGCCCCCATCCTCGTGGCATTAGGCGGCAAGAGCGAACTCATGATCCCGGCGAGCCGAAAGAAAAGAGGCCTGAAGGGCTCGGTAGACGGCTACCGTCATCTGCTGAGGGACAGAATCCTGGTGTCGGCAACGATCACAGAATGCATCAACACGGCCTTCGCTATCACCTTCTCCACCTTCGTCGCCGTCATGGTGATCACCAGCCTCGGCCTCAGCATAGCCATGGCCGCACTACTGATCTCGCTCAGGGGCCTCGCGAATATAGTGGTCGTCTTCTTCGGGGGAAGACTGCTGGAGCTTAACCATTATCGCCTCTACGTAGCCAGCTTTATCTTCTCAGCCGCAGGGCTGCTGTTGCTGGGCACCTCGAAAGACGTCTGGCTGCTCATGCTGGCCTCCGTCATCCTCGGGCTGTTCTCCGGCGTCATGACCTTGGTCACGTTTACCCAGGTCGGCAGCACCGAGGGGGAAAAGGGCAAGGTTTCAGGCATCTTCTCCTTCGGGCAGAAGGCCGGCATGGTGGCCGGGCCGGTGCTCGGCGGCATCGTCGGCAGCTTCACAGGCCTGCAGGCGATTTTCCTGTGCTTCATACCCTTCTTCCTGCTGATGGCAGCCTATAACCTGCTGGAAGGGAGAAATACCCGGAATATCTCCGGAGCGGCGTGA
- a CDS encoding methanogenesis marker 8 protein, with protein MDEHVIEGLGRARIVVRDGKVVEVGEPQISYCPIFDKHRGIKKLDPETIKKNIEFRIQDFGMCTPDRVLKMKDFLSFGVSEIVCTAMVKKLIDAAVIVCEGTGTLVVTDPEMVQGIGGRVSGLVSTTPIPEVIEKVGRENVVDPATAKIDQAGGVKKAIDMGYKNIAVSIIDGTGAKQMKEIEQQHPGVSIYTFVVHTTGMPEREAELVYRYADIATGCASKFIREYGARCNVYKVGDSIPMFGITERGIRLIEERIRFTGKEIKSNPDAPQPDKLL; from the coding sequence ATGGACGAGCATGTCATCGAAGGCCTGGGAAGGGCCCGAATCGTAGTCAGAGACGGCAAAGTCGTAGAAGTAGGAGAGCCGCAGATCAGCTACTGCCCCATATTCGATAAGCACCGGGGCATTAAAAAGCTGGACCCAGAGACTATCAAGAAGAACATAGAGTTCCGCATCCAGGATTTCGGAATGTGCACGCCCGACAGAGTCCTGAAGATGAAGGACTTCCTCTCCTTCGGCGTATCCGAGATCGTCTGCACTGCCATGGTGAAGAAGCTGATCGACGCCGCGGTCATCGTCTGCGAAGGCACCGGCACCCTGGTGGTCACCGACCCGGAGATGGTGCAGGGCATCGGTGGCAGAGTTTCGGGCCTGGTCAGCACCACGCCCATCCCCGAGGTCATCGAGAAGGTCGGCAGGGAGAACGTCGTCGACCCGGCCACGGCGAAGATCGACCAGGCGGGGGGCGTGAAGAAGGCCATCGACATGGGCTACAAGAACATCGCGGTCTCCATCATCGACGGCACCGGCGCAAAGCAGATGAAAGAGATCGAGCAGCAGCACCCCGGCGTCAGCATCTACACCTTCGTGGTGCACACCACAGGCATGCCGGAGAGGGAGGCCGAGCTGGTCTACAGGTACGCCGACATAGCCACAGGCTGCGCCTCGAAGTTCATCCGGGAGTACGGCGCCAGATGCAACGTCTACAAGGTTGGCGACTCGATCCCGATGTTCGGCATCACTGAGAGAGGCATCCGCCTCATCGAGGAGCGCATCAGGTTCACAGGGAAGGAGATCAAGTCCAACCCGGACGCGCCCCAGCCGGATAAACTACTTTAA
- a CDS encoding 4Fe-4S binding protein, which translates to MPAKVDKEACVGCGTCVDACPEAAIEMDDEFAKVDEARCNECATCVDACPTQAIKIEKN; encoded by the coding sequence ATGCCAGCAAAAGTCGACAAAGAAGCTTGTGTAGGATGCGGAACATGCGTAGATGCCTGCCCTGAAGCAGCCATCGAAATGGACGACGAGTTCGCCAAAGTAGACGAGGCCCGCTGCAACGAATGCGCCACCTGCGTCGACGCCTGCCCAACCCAGGCCATCAAGATCGAAAAGAACTAA
- the asd gene encoding aspartate-semialdehyde dehydrogenase, with product MIKVGILGATGNVGQRFIQQLAGHPWFEITALAASERSAGKPYEQVAKWRLDTDLPEEVRELTVVPTKPEAVDADLVFSALPAEDAIKIEADFAKAGMVVCSNASAHRMEKDVPLVIPEVNPEHLGLIDVQRKKRKWDGAIVTNPNCSTIMMVVTLKPLMKFGIENIHVSTMQAVSGAGYEGVPSMAIIDNMIPYIGSEEGKMETETLKLLGDFDGKQVKEAPFWVSAACHRVGVLDGHTMSIWARFNKKVTPEKVKDAFLKFDPKLSDLPTSPKKAIIVREEPDRPQPRMDRMQGNGMSISVGRIRAGKADSIQYVCMGHNTIRGAAGASVLNAELLKKKGYL from the coding sequence ATGATCAAAGTCGGAATACTAGGGGCCACAGGGAATGTAGGCCAGCGGTTTATCCAGCAGCTGGCAGGCCACCCGTGGTTCGAGATCACCGCCCTCGCCGCTTCGGAGAGGAGCGCGGGCAAGCCTTACGAGCAGGTCGCCAAATGGAGGCTGGACACCGATCTTCCAGAGGAAGTCAGGGAGTTAACCGTAGTCCCGACTAAGCCGGAGGCAGTCGACGCGGACCTGGTATTCTCGGCACTTCCGGCGGAAGACGCGATCAAGATCGAGGCCGACTTCGCGAAGGCCGGCATGGTGGTCTGCTCTAACGCCAGCGCGCACCGCATGGAAAAGGACGTCCCCCTCGTGATCCCGGAGGTCAACCCCGAGCACCTGGGCCTCATCGACGTCCAGCGGAAGAAGCGCAAGTGGGACGGCGCCATAGTCACCAACCCCAATTGTAGCACTATCATGATGGTCGTAACCCTCAAGCCGCTCATGAAGTTCGGCATCGAGAACATCCACGTGTCCACGATGCAGGCGGTCAGCGGCGCAGGCTACGAGGGCGTGCCCTCGATGGCCATCATCGACAACATGATCCCCTACATCGGTAGCGAAGAGGGCAAGATGGAAACCGAGACGCTGAAACTCCTTGGCGACTTCGACGGCAAGCAGGTCAAAGAGGCCCCCTTCTGGGTGAGCGCCGCCTGCCACCGGGTCGGAGTCCTCGACGGCCATACCATGTCCATCTGGGCGAGGTTCAACAAGAAGGTCACCCCCGAAAAGGTCAAGGACGCCTTCCTCAAGTTCGACCCGAAGCTGTCCGATCTGCCGACTTCCCCGAAGAAGGCGATCATCGTCCGGGAAGAGCCGGACAGGCCCCAGCCCCGCATGGACCGCATGCAGGGCAATGGTATGAGCATCTCCGTCGGCCGCATCAGGGCCGGCAAGGCAGACTCAATCCAGTACGTATGCATGGGGCACAACACCATCCGCGGCGCCGCCGGCGCCAGCGTGCTGAACGCTGAACTGCTGAAGAAGAAGGGCTACCTGTAA